The Deinococcus detaillensis genomic interval TGGTCGAGTTCCCCGAATTGGAAGATCCCAAGACTGGCAACCCGCTGATGCAGCGCACCATCCTGATCGCCAACACCTCCAACATGCCGGTGGCGGCGCGTGAGGCCTCGGTTTACACCGGCATCACGCTGGCCGAGTACTTCCGCGATCAGGGTTACTCGGTTTCCTTGATGGCCGACAGCACTTCCCGCTGGGCCGAGGCGCTGCGTGAAATCAGCTCCCGCCTCGAAGAAATGCCCGCTGAAGAAGGCTACCCGCCTTACCTCTCGGCCCGCCTCGCAGCTTTCTACGAGCGTGCCGGAGCGGTGCGTACCCTCGCGGGCGAGGACGGCGCGGTCAGCGTGATCGGCGCGGTTTCACCGGCGGGCGGCGACATGTCCGAACCCGTCACTCAGGCGACGCTGCGTATCACTGGCGCGTTCTGGCGCTTGGACGCGGGTTTAGCCCGCCGCCGCCACTTTCCGGCAATCAACTGGAACGGCTCTTACTCGCTGTTCACCCCGATTCTCGATAGCTGGTACCGTCAGAACGTGGCCGAGGATTTCCCCGAACTGCGTCAGCGCATTCAGAACCTCCTTCAGCAGGAAGCCAGCCTACAGGAAGTGGTGCAGCTCGTCGGCCCCGACGCTCTGCAAGACAGCGAGAGACTCGTCATCGAAGCGGGCCGGATGCTGCGCCAGGATTTTTTGCAGCAAAACGGCTTTGATCCGGTGGACGCCAGCGCCTCGATGCCCAAGAACTACGGCCTGATGAAAATGATGCTCAAGTTCTATGACGAAGCCGACGCCAGCTTGAAAAACGGCGCGACCATCGACGAGATCATCCAGAACTCGGTTATCGAGAAACTCAGCCGCGCCCGTTATGTGGCCGAGGGTGATTTCATGGTTTACGCCGAGAACTTGATGGACGAGCTGGACACGACCTTCAAAACCAAAGCAGTACAAGGAGTGAACGCGTGACCTTGCTCCAGAAAGAATACAACGACGTTTCTTATATCTCCGGCCCGCTTCTGTTCGTCAATGCGGCCTCAGATTTGGCTTACAACGCTATCGTGAACATCAAAGACGGCAACGGACGTATTCGCGGCGGACAAGTCATTGAAGTCAGCGACGACCACGCCGTGATTCAGATTTTTGAAGATACACGCGGACTCGACCTCGCCACCGCTTCGGTGAGCCTAGTCGAAGACGTGGCCCGCTTGGGCGTCTCCAAGGACATGATCGGACGCCGCTTCGACGGCTTGGGCCGCCCGATTGACGGTCTGCCCAATGTGATCGCCGACAAGCGGCTGAGCATCAACGGTCAGGCCATGAACCCGGCCAGCCGTGCCAAGCCTGAAGAGTTCATCCAGACCGGCATCAGCACCATCGACATCAATACCAGCCTCATTCGTGGTCAGAAACTGCCGATCTTCTCCGGCTCGGGTCTGCCGCACAACGAGCTGGCCGCCCAGATCGCCCGTCAGTCTAAGGTGCCCGGTTCTGACGAGCCGTTCGCGGTGGTCTTCGCGGCGATGGGTTTGACGCAGCGCGAAGTCAGCTTCTTCACGCAGGAATTTGAGCGCACAGGCGCTCTGGCCCGTGCGGTGCTGTTCCTCAACAAGGCCGACGATCCAACCGTTGAGCGCATTTTGACGCCGCGCATGGCGCTGACCACCGCCGAGTATTTGGCCTTCGAACACGGCTACCACGTGCTGGTGATTCTGACCGATTTGACCAACTACTGCGAGGCTCTGCGCGAAATCGGCGGAGCACGCGAAGAAATCCCCGGACGGCGCGGCTTTCCCGGCTACATGTACACCGATTTGGCCTCGCTATACGAGCGGGCAGGCGTCATTCAGGGCAAGCCCGGCAGTGTCACCCAGATTCCGATTCTCTCGATGCCCGACGACGACATCACCCACCCGATTCCTGATCTGACCGGCTACATCACCGAAGGCCAGATCGTGGTTGACCGTACGCTCAACAGCAAAGGCATCTTCCCGCCGATCAACCCGCTGCCCAGCCTGTCGCGCCTCATGGGCAACGGCATCGGCAAAGGCAAAACCCGCGCCGATCACAAAAATGTCTCGGATCAGCTCTTTGCCGCTTACGCCAACGGCCTCGATCTGCGCAAGCTCGTCGCCATCACTGGTGAAGACGCGCTGACCGAGAACGACAAGCTGTTCCTGCGTTTCGCCGAGGACTTTGAGAACTACTTCATCGGTCAAGGTGGGCAAGACCGCAGCATCGAGGACTCGATGACGGTGGCCTGGGGCATCCTGAGCAAGCTGCCCCAGTCGCAGCTGACCCGCATCGGCAAGGACTCGATTGATAAGTATTACGGCACCAAGGTGGACGAGATGTGGAAGGGCAACCGGATGTAAGGTTGTCGGCGGTGGGTTGTACGGGTCAGCCCCTACAACCCACCGCCCAAACCTCAAAAAGGAGGTGAATCATGGCAGACATCAGTCCAACCCGCAGCGCACTCCTTGCCGCCAAAGCCAGCCTTAAGACGGCCAGCGGCGGCGCAGATTTGCTCAAGCGCAAGCGTGACGCTCTGATCGGCGAGTTTTTTGCATTGATCAAAGACGCGCTGGCGGCCCGCGAAGAACTTAGCGGCGTCAGCAAAGGCGCTTACGTGTCCTTGTTTTCGGCCAAAGCGTGGGACAGTCCTGAAGCGGTGGAGAGTTTGTCGCTGGCTCAGGGCAGCGAGTACAACGTCAATATGGAAATCGTCAGCATCTACGGCGTGAAAGTGCCGAAGATGGAGATTCCTGACCGTGGCAACGCGGCAGCGTTTAGCCCGATCAACGTCGGCTCGCGCACCATTCAGGCCGCCACTGATTTTCAAACGGTGATGAGCGCACTGGTCAAGGTGGCCGCCACCGAAACCAAATTGCGGCGCATCGGCGAGGAAATCAAAAAGACCTCGCGGCGCGTCAATGCTTTGGAACAGGTGGTGATTCCGGGTATTCTGGCCGAAATCCGCTTTATTCGCGGCGTGCTTGATCAGCGCGAGCGTGAAGAGAGCTTCCGCCTCAAGAAGATCAAGGCCAAGCTGGAACGCGAAGCCGCCGCCAACAAAAAAGCCGCCAAGGAAGCGCAAGCCGCCGACTGAGCGCTGCTTTATATCGAATCCGCCGTTTCCTGATGGGAAGGGCGGTTTTCTCATTCCTCAGGCGAGTCCGCTAGTTTCTGGGTGGCGGCTCTCAGATGCGCCCGCGCCGCCGCTTCCAAGTCAGCAAACTCTGGCGTGTTGTAAATCCGCTCGCGCTCAAGAAAGTGGCTCAAGATGGCTTGCCGCCCCATCCGGTAAATGGGCCAATCTACGAACTGATATTCCCGCCGAATGGCCCGCTCATACGCCCAGAACTCGGCATCTGAAGCGCCAAATACGGCCAAGTCGGCGTCCACCATTAAAGCGGCGGCGACTGAGCTTGGGGGCTGGTCGTGCTTGGTCGCCAGAATCAGCGCCCCGACTTCCCTCTGAAGTGCGTCCGGCTCATCTTGTTCTGCCAGCCACGCTCCGAACACTTCTGCGCTGCGGGCCTCGTTGTCGTTTCGGGCAGGATCGTAGATCAGATCATGGCCCCAGATTGCCAGTACTAGCACTGGAGTCAGAGCGCAGCGTTCCTCAAGGGCGCTCAGCATGGTTTCCACATGCCGGAGGGTGTG includes:
- a CDS encoding V-type ATP synthase subunit D, translated to MMADISPTRSALLAAKASLKTASGGADLLKRKRDALIGEFFALIKDALAAREELSGVSKGAYVSLFSAKAWDSPEAVESLSLAQGSEYNVNMEIVSIYGVKVPKMEIPDRGNAAAFSPINVGSRTIQAATDFQTVMSALVKVAATETKLRRIGEEIKKTSRRVNALEQVVIPGILAEIRFIRGVLDQREREESFRLKKIKAKLEREAAANKKAAKEAQAAD
- a CDS encoding V-type ATP synthase subunit A, with protein sequence MTQNKQGVIERIAGPAVIARSMYGAKMFDIVRVGDERLVGEIIRLDGDTAFVQVYEDTSGLTVGEPVVSTGLPLSVELGPGMLNGIYDGIQRPLDKIREQSGDFIARGIEVSSLDRDRKWHFTPSVSAGDEVTGSAILGTVPEFSFTHKILTPPDKKGRIKSIVGEGDYNIDDTIGELEDGTKLRLAHYWPVRAARPVALKKDPSLPFLTGMRILDVLFPLVMGGAAAIPGPFGSGKTVTQQSVAKYGNADIVVYVGCGERGNEMTDVLVEFPELEDPKTGNPLMQRTILIANTSNMPVAAREASVYTGITLAEYFRDQGYSVSLMADSTSRWAEALREISSRLEEMPAEEGYPPYLSARLAAFYERAGAVRTLAGEDGAVSVIGAVSPAGGDMSEPVTQATLRITGAFWRLDAGLARRRHFPAINWNGSYSLFTPILDSWYRQNVAEDFPELRQRIQNLLQQEASLQEVVQLVGPDALQDSERLVIEAGRMLRQDFLQQNGFDPVDASASMPKNYGLMKMMLKFYDEADASLKNGATIDEIIQNSVIEKLSRARYVAEGDFMVYAENLMDELDTTFKTKAVQGVNA
- a CDS encoding V-type ATP synthase subunit B, with protein sequence MTLLQKEYNDVSYISGPLLFVNAASDLAYNAIVNIKDGNGRIRGGQVIEVSDDHAVIQIFEDTRGLDLATASVSLVEDVARLGVSKDMIGRRFDGLGRPIDGLPNVIADKRLSINGQAMNPASRAKPEEFIQTGISTIDINTSLIRGQKLPIFSGSGLPHNELAAQIARQSKVPGSDEPFAVVFAAMGLTQREVSFFTQEFERTGALARAVLFLNKADDPTVERILTPRMALTTAEYLAFEHGYHVLVILTDLTNYCEALREIGGAREEIPGRRGFPGYMYTDLASLYERAGVIQGKPGSVTQIPILSMPDDDITHPIPDLTGYITEGQIVVDRTLNSKGIFPPINPLPSLSRLMGNGIGKGKTRADHKNVSDQLFAAYANGLDLRKLVAITGEDALTENDKLFLRFAEDFENYFIGQGGQDRSIEDSMTVAWGILSKLPQSQLTRIGKDSIDKYYGTKVDEMWKGNRM
- a CDS encoding HD domain-containing protein, which produces MKVAGADMAAVRAFCTPFYAEAHRAYHTLRHVETMLSALEERCALTPVLVLAIWGHDLIYDPARNDNEARSAEVFGAWLAEQDEPDALQREVGALILATKHDQPPSSVAAALMVDADLAVFGASDAEFWAYERAIRREYQFVDWPIYRMGRQAILSHFLERERIYNTPEFADLEAAARAHLRAATQKLADSPEE